From a region of the Oryza sativa Japonica Group chromosome 6, ASM3414082v1 genome:
- the LOC4340238 gene encoding putative receptor protein kinase ZmPK1 isoform X2 — protein MITFTGNSLPMAMRGVHIFTTLISFLLMLTTALAEDKKSYLARGSSVSTEDDTKTILVSPNGDFACGFYKVATNAFTFSIWFSRSSEKTVAWTAKRDAPVNGKGSKLTFRKDGGLALVDYNGTVVWSTNTTATGASRAELQNSGNLIVMDSEGQCLWESFDSPTDTLLPLQPMTRDTKLVSASARGLPYSGPLITVADMGF, from the exons ATGATCACATTCACAGGCAATTCCTTGCCCATGGCCATGAGAGGCGTACACATTTTCACCACATTAATCTCCTTCCTTCTCATGCTCACCACTGCTCTTGCAGAAGATAAGAAAAGCTACCTTGCTAGAGGTTCATCTGTCTCCACAGAGGATGATACCAAGACCATCCTAGTGTCGCCTAATGGCGACTTCGCCTGTGGCTTCTACAAGGTGGCCACCAACGCCTTCACCTTCTCCATCTGGTTCTCCAGATCGTCGGAGAAGACGGTGGCGTGGACGGCCAAACGTGATGCTCCGGTGAACGGCAAGGGCTCCAAGCTCACCTTCCGGAAGGACGGGGGCTTGGCCCTTGTTGATTACAACGGCACGGTTGTATGGAGCACCAACACCACGGCCACTGGTGCTAGCCGTGCAGAGCTTCAGAACAGTGGCAACCTGATCGTCATGGATTCAGAAGGTCAGTGCCTCTGGGAAAGCTTCGACTCGCCAACCGACACACTTCTGCCATTGCAGCCGATGACTCGAGATACAAAGCTGGTGTCTGCATCCGCTAGGGGGTTACCCTATTCAG GACCACTTATTACAGTAGCCGACATGGGGTTCTAG
- the LOC4340236 gene encoding putative receptor protein kinase ZmPK1: MGTILIHIITYVPVSLAFHGKQLLAVAMRGVSIFTTSISFLLALTIALAEDQRSSLARGSSISTQDDTTTILVSPNGHFSCGFYKVATNAFTFSIWFSRSSEKTVAWTANRDAPVNGKGSKLTFRKDGSLALVDYNGTVVWSTNTTATGASRAELDDSGNLVVMDPAGHRLWKSFDSPTDTLLPLQPMTRDTKLVSASARGLPYSGLYTFFFDSNNILSIIYNGPKTSSIYWPNPYERSWENGRTTYNSSQYGILNQEGMFLASDKLQFEASDLGDKDVMRRLTLDYDGNLRLYSLNATNGKWSVSWLAFPRLCEIHGLCGINSFCTYMPSLQCSCLEGFEMTEPSYWSQGCRHKENITVKGDHNANNNTEQKFIFVEIPKTDFYGYDFNYTPSVALPVCKQICLNDDGCEAFAYRKGKGECFPKALLINGKKFPDPSNDIYLKFSKEASSSQLLASKPSHICKVTEKDAYPSSQMFEGSNSKFKFGYFLSSALTLLVVEVILVTVGCWATYKWGRRPEIRDEGCTIISSQFRRFSYKELEKATGFFQEELGSGGSGAVYKGILDDNRKVAVKKLNDVIHGEQEFRSELSIIGRVYHMNLVRIWGFCAEKTHKLLVSEFVENGSLDRVLSNHQSVFPVLPWSQRYNIALGVAKGLAYLHHECLEWIVHCDVKPENILLDKDFEPKIADFGLVKLLNRGPSTNILSRVHGTRGYIAPEWALNLPITGKADVYSYGVVLLELVKGNRVSRWVVDGEEEVELAVKRTVDILKEKLASGDQSWLLDFVDCRLNGEFNYSQAALVLNTAVSCLDEDRRKRPSMNSVVEILLSLME; encoded by the coding sequence ATGGGCACAATCTTGATACATATAATAACATATGTACCAGTTTCCCTTGCATTCCATGGAAAGCAGTTGCTTGCCGTGGCCATGAGAGGCGTCAGCATTTTCACCACATCGATCTCCTTCCTTCTCGCGCTCACCATTGCTCTTGCAGAAGATCAGAGAAGCTCCCTTGCAAGGGGTTCCTCAATCTCCACCCAAGATGACACCACCACCATCCTTGTGTCCCCCAATGGCCACTTCTCATGTGGCTTCTACAAGGTGGCCACCAACGCCTTCACCTTCTCCATCTGGTTCTCCAGGTCGTCGGAGAAGACCGTCGCGTGGACGGCGAACCGCGACGCTCCGGTGAACGGCAAGGGCTCCAAGCTCACCTTCCGGAAGGACGGGAGCCTGGCCCTTGTTGATTACAACGGCACGGTTGTGTGGAGCACCAACACCACGGCCACTGGCGCTAGCCGTGCAGAGCTTGACGACAGCGGCAACCTCGTCGTCATGGATCCAGCCGGTCATCGCCTCTGGAAGAGCTTCGATTCACCGACCGACACGCTCCTCCCATTGCAGCCGATGACTCGAGATACAAAGCTGGTATCTGCATCTGCCAGGGGCTTGCCTTACTCAGGCTTGTACACCTTCTTCTTTGACAGTAACAACATATTGAGTATCATATACAATGGCCCTAAGACTAGCAGCATATATTGGCCTAATCCTTATGAGCGGTCGTGGGAGAATGGTAGGACTACTTATAACAGCAGCCAATATGGGATTCTCAATCAGGAAGGCATGTTCTTAGCTAGTGACAAGCTTCAATTTGAAGCGTCTGATCTTGGTGATAAGGATGTCATGAGGAGGTTGACACTCGATTATGATGGTAACCTAAGGCTATATAGCTTAAACGCAACGAATGGTAAATGGTCAGTCTCTTGGCTGGCATTCCCTCGACTCTGTGAGATACATGGTCTGTGTGGCATAAACAGCTTCTGCACATACATGCCAAGCCTTCAGTGTTCCTGCCTCGAAGGTTTCGAGATGACTGAACCTAGTTACTGGAGCCAAGGGTGCAGGCACAAGGAAAACATCACAGTCAAAGGGGATCATAACGCAAACAACAATACAGAGCAAAAATTCATATTCGTGGAGATCCCCAAGACTGACTTCTATGGGTATGACTTCAACTACACCCCATCTGTCGCATTGCCAGTCTGCAAACAGATTTGCTTGAACGATGATGGCTGCGAAGCTTTTGCATATCGGAAGGGAAAAGGTGAATGTTTCCCGAAGGCTTTGCTTATCAATGGCAAGAAATTCCCAGATCCTAGCAATGATATTTATCTAAAATTTTCCAAGGAGGCGTCGTCTTCACAACTATTGGCTTCTAAACCATCCCATATCTGCAAGGTAACAGAAAAAGACGCCTATCCTTCATCGCAAATGTTCGAGGGTAGCAATTCGAAATTCAAGTTTGGATACTTCCTTTCTTCAGCATTGACATTGCTTGTAGTTGAAGTGATTTTAGTTACAGTTGGATGTTGGGCTACATACAAATGGGGAAGAAGACCAGAGATTCGAGACGAAGGCTGCACCATAATTTCCAGTCAATTCCGAAGGTTCAGTTACAAGGAGTTAGAGAAGGCAACCGGATTTTTTCAAGAAGAACTAGGAAGTGGAGGATCAGGAGCAGTTTACAAGGGAATCCTCGATGATAATAGGAAGGTCGCGGTGAAGAAACTAAATGATGTGATCCACGGAGAACAGGAGTTCAGGTCAGAGCTGAGTATCATAGGACGAGTTTATCATATGAACCTTGTCAGAATTTGGGGGTTTTGTGCCGAAAAGACGCACAAGCTCTTGGTTTCTGAGTTTGTTGAGAATGGCTCTTTAGACAGAGTTTTATCCAACCATCAGAGCGTGTTTCCTGTGCTACCGTGGAGCCAAAGGTACAATATCGCACTTGGGGTAGCAAAAGGATTGGCTTATCTACACCATGAATGTCTGGAATGGATCGTGCATTGCGATGTTAAACCAGAGAACATATTGTTAGATAAAGATTTTGAGCCAAAGATTGCGGATTTTGGATTGGTGAAATTACTGAATCGAGGACCAAGCACAAATATCCTATCACGAGTGCATGGGACAAGAGGGTACATTGCGCCAGAGTGGGCTCTAAATCTTCCGATCACAGGCAAGGCTGATGTTTACAGCTATGGAGTAGTGCTTCTTGAGTTAGTGAAAGGGAATAGGGTTTCTAGATGGGTGGTTGAtggtgaggaggaggtggaacTGGCTGTTAAACGAACTGTTGATATTCTCAAAGAGAAATTAGCTAGTGGGGATCAATCATGGCTGCTGGATTTTGTTGACTGCAGGCTGAATGGAGAATTCAATTATTCACAGGCAGCCTTAGTGCTAAATACAGCAGTGTCATGTCTGGATGAAGATAGGCGCAAAAGACCAAGCATGAACAGTGTGGTCGAAATCCTACTTTCACTTATGGAATAA
- the LOC4340240 gene encoding caffeoyl-CoA O-methyltransferase 1 — MAEAASAAAAATTEQANGSSGGEQKTRHSEVGHKSLLKSDDLYQYILETSVYPREHECMKELREVTANHPWNLMTTSADEGQFLNLLLKLIGAKKTMEIGVYTGYSLLATALAIPDDGTILAMDINRENYELGLPSIEKAGVAHKIDFREGPALPVLDQLVEEEGNHGSFDFVFVDADKDNYLNYHERLMKLVKVGGLVGYDNTLWNGSVVLPADAPMRKYIRYYRDFVLELNKALAADHRVEICQLPVGDGITLCRRVK; from the exons ATGgccgaggcggcgtcggcggcggcggcggcgacgacggagcagGCGAatgggagcagcggcggcgagcagaaGACGCGGCACTCGGAGGTCGGCCACAAGAGCCTCCTCAAGAGCGACGATCTCTACCAG TACATCCTGGAGACGAGCGTGTACCCGCGCGAGCACGAGTGCATGAAGGAGCTCCGCGAGGTCACCGCCAACCACCCATG GAACCTGATGACGACGTCGGCGGACGAGGGGCAATTCCTGAACCTGCTGCTGAAGCTCATCGGCGCCAAGAAGACCATGGAGATCGGCGTCTACACCGGCTACtccctcctcgccaccgccctcgCCATCCCCGACGACGGCACG ATCTTGGCGATGGACATCAACCGGGAGAACTACGAGCTGGGGCTCCCGTCGATCGAGAAGGCGGGAGTGGCGCACAAGATCGACTTCCGGGAGGGACCCGCGCTGCCGGTGCTGGACCagctggtggaggaggagggcaacCATGGGTCGTTCGACTTCGTGTTCGTCGACGCCGACAAGGACAACTACCTCAACTACCACGAGCGGCTGATGAAGCTGGTCAAGGTCGGCGGCCTCGTCGGCTACGACAACACGCTCTGGAACGGCTCCGTCGTGCTCCCCGCCGACGCCCCCATGCGCAAGTACATCCGCTACTACCGCGACTTCGTGCTCGAGCTCAACAaggccctcgccgccgaccaccgcgtCGAGATCTGCCAGCTCCCCGTCGGCGACGGCATCACCCTCTGCCGCCGCGTCAAgtga
- the LOC4340233 gene encoding putative receptor protein kinase ZmPK1, giving the protein MRGVYIFTTIFFLLMPTIALANHRKPFLARRSSISTQAFIARRSSISTQDDTTTILVSPNGDFSCGFYRVATNAFTFSIWFSRSSEKTVAWTANRDAPVNGKGSRLTFQKDGTLALLDYNGKVVWSTNTTATRADRAELLNNGNLVVMDPEGQHLWRSFDSPTDTLLPLQPITRNVKLVYASARGLLYSGFYNFLFDSNNILTLVYNGPDTASIYWPNPSFDQPWKNGRTTYDSLRYGVLNQTGYFVSSDLFKFEASDLGDHVMRRLTLDYDGNLRLYSLNETSGNWSVSWMAFSRVCQMHGVCGTNAVCNYIPELHCSCLQGFEVIDPTDWSKGCKRKVDITAIWDKGNRHNITNNSTSQDFSIRKITATDFWGYDTAYTQLIPYSNCRNMCLTANNCQAFGYRKGTGESYPKYSLFNGWRFPDPYNDLYLKVPKGVPFREESDSRPTHSCGVTEKLAYPSSQMFEEVTSNFEFGYFLSSVLTLLLIEVVLIIVGFSVVRKWETRPEITDEGYAIISSQFRRFSYKELQKATNCFQEELGSGGSGVVYKGVLDDERKVAVKILNDVIYGEQELRSELSVIGRIYHMNLVRIWGFCVEKTKRLLVSEYSENGSLDRLLFDYHNLFPVLKWSQRYNIALGVAKGLAYLHHECLEWIVHCDIKPENILLDKDFEPKIADFGLVKLLKPEAAQMPSRVHGTRGYIAPEWALNLPITGKADVYSYGVVLLELVKGSRVSRWVVDGKEEVGLAVKRNVDTLREKLASEDQSWLLEFVDSRLDGEFNYSQAATVLKIAVLCLEEDRRMRPSMDTVVEVLLSLVE; this is encoded by the coding sequence ATGAGAGGCGTCTACATTTTCACCACAATATTCTTCCTTCTCATGCCAACAATTGCTCTTGCAAATCATAGAAAACCCTTCCTTGCTAGACGTTCATCCATTTCAACCCAAGCCTTCATTGCTAGACGTTCATCCATTTCAACCCAGGATGACACCACCACCATCCTAGTGTCCCCCAATGGCGACTTCTCCTGCGGATTCTACAGGGTGGCCACCAACGCATTCACCTTCTCCATCTGGTTCTCCAGGTCGTCGGAGAAGACGGTCGCTTGGACGGCGAACCGCGATGCTCCGGTGAACGGAAAGGGTTCCAGGCTCACCTTCCAGAAGGACGGCACCTTGGCCCTTCTTGACTACAATGGCAAAGTTGTATGGAGCACCAACACAACAGCCACTCGAGCCGACCGAGCAGAGCTTCTCAACAATGGAAACCTTGTTGTCATGGATCCTGAAGGCCAGCATCTATGGAGGAGCTTCGACTCGCCAACAGATACACTTCTGCCGTTGCAGCCAATAACTAGGAATGTAAAGCTGGTATATGCATCTGCCAGGGGGCTGCTATATTCAGGCTTCTACAACTTTCTCTTCGACAGTAACAATATTTTGACTCTCGTCTACAACGGCCCAGACACTGCCAGCATATATTGGCCAAATCCTTCCTTTGACCAGCCATGGAAGAATGGAAGGACAACTTATGACAGTCTTCGATATGGTGTTCTAAATCAGACAGGTTATTTTGTATCAAGTGacctttttaagtttgaagCCTCTGATCTTGGCGATCATGTCATGAGGAGGTTGACACTGGATTACGATGGAAATCTTAGGCTGTACAGCCTAAACGAGACCAGTGGCAACTGGTCAGTTTCTTGGATGGCATTCTCTAGAGTATGTCAAATGCATGGAGTGTGTGGCACAAACGCTGTCTGCAATTACATCCCGGAACTCCATTGTTCTTGCCTCCAAGGCTTCGAGGTGATTGATCCGACTGACTGGAGCAAAGGATGCAAGCGCAAGGTGGACATAACAGCAATCTGGGATAAAGGGAATAGACATAATATTACAAACAACTCTACCAGCCAGGACTTCTCAATCAGAAAGATCACTGCAACTGACTTCTGGGGGTATGACACCGCCTACACACAGTTAATACCATACTCAAACTGTAGAAATATGTGCCTCACCGCCAATAACTGTCAAGCCTTCGGCTACCGGAAGGGAACTGGTGAATCTTATCCAAAGTACTCTCTTTTCAATGGCTGGCGCTTCCCAGATCCTTACAATGACCTCTATCTGAAAGTTCCCAAGGGGGTGCCGTTTCGCGAAGAATCAGATTCTAGACCAACCCATTCTTGTGGAGTTACAGAAAAGTTAGCCTACCCTTCATCACAAATGTTTGAGGAAGTCACTTCCAATTTCGAGTTTGGTTACTTCCTTTCTTCTGTGTTAACGTTGCTTTTGATTGAAGTGGTTTTAATCATTGTTGGGTTTTCAGTTGTTAGAAAATGGGAGACAAGGCCTGAGATTACCGATGAAGGTTACGCAATCATTTCTAGTCAGTTCCGAAGATTCAGCTACAAGGAGTTACAAAAGGCAACCAATTGTTTTCAGGAAGAGCTGGGAAGTGGTGGATCGGGTGTGGTTTACAAGGGAGTCCTCGATGATGAAAGGAAGGTTGCAGTGAAAATTTTAAATGATGTGATCTATGGAGAGCAGGAGTTAAGGTCTGAGCTAAGTGTCATAGGAAGAATATATCATATGAATCTGGTTAGAATTTGGGGGTTTTGTGTGGAGAAGACAAAGAGGCTCTTGGTTTCTGAGTACAGTGAGAACGGTTCTTTAGACAGACTTCTGTTTGACTACCACAACTTATTTCCTGTCCTAAAATGGAGCCAAAGGTACAATATTGCACTTGGAGTGGCAAAAGGACTGGCATATCTTCACCATGAGTGTCTTGAATGGATCGTGCACTGCGATATCAAACCGGAAAACATATTGTTAGATAAAGACTTTGAGCCAAAGATTGCAGATTTTGGACTGGTGAAACTACTTAAGCCAGAAGCAGCACAAATGCCGTCAAGAGTGCATGGAACTAGAGGGTATATTGCACCAGAATGGGCTCTAAATCTTCCAATCACTGGCAAGGCTGATGTTTACAGCTATGGAGTAGTACTTCTTGAGTTAGTGAAGGGGAGTCGGGTTTCCAGATGGGTGGTTGATGGCAAGGAGGAGGTAGGTCTGGCTGTTAAACGCAATGTTGACACTCTTAGAGAGAAACTAGCTAGCGAAGATCAATCATGGCTGCTGGAATTTGTTGACAGCAGGCTGGATGGAGAATTCAACTATTCACAGGCGGCCACAGTACTAAAGATAGCAGTGTTATGTCTGGAAGAAGATAGGCGCATGAGACCAAGCATGGATACTGTGGTTGAAGTCCTGCTTTCGCTTGTGGAATAA
- the LOC4340238 gene encoding putative receptor protein kinase ZmPK1 isoform X1: protein MITFTGNSLPMAMRGVHIFTTLISFLLMLTTALAEDKKSYLARGSSVSTEDDTKTILVSPNGDFACGFYKVATNAFTFSIWFSRSSEKTVAWTAKRDAPVNGKGSKLTFRKDGGLALVDYNGTVVWSTNTTATGASRAELQNSGNLIVMDSEGQCLWESFDSPTDTLLPLQPMTRDTKLVSASARGLPYSGLYTFFFDSNNLLSLIYNGPETSSIYWPNPAFLSWDNGRTTYYSSRHGVLDSDGWFIATDQLNFEASDHGQKDVMRRLTLDYDGNLRLYSLNMTTGKWSVTWMAFCQVCEIHGVCGKNSLCIYKPDPRCSCLEGFEMVKPGDWSQGCSYKANATLIWNNNANSKSNHGFIFKKIPHTDFYGYDLNYSKPVTLWQCKRMCLDNADCQAFEYHKGIGKCFLKALLFNGRKSQDHYNDFYLKLPKATPYSQLLASKPSHACVMTEKEAYPSSQMLTVGCWAANKWGRRPEIQDEGYTIISSQFRRFNYKELEKATDCFQEMLGSGGSGAVYKGILDDKRKVAVKKLNDVIHGEQEFRSELSIIGRVYHMNLVRIWGFCAEKTNKLLVSEFAENGSLDRVLSDNLGLFPVLQWSQRYNIALGVAKGLAYLHHECLEWIVHCDVKPENILLDKDFEPKIADFGLVKLVSRGSNTETQSKVHGTRGYIAPEWALNLPITGKADVYSYGVVLLELVKGNRVSRWVVDGEEEVEMAVKRTADVLKEKLASEDQSWLLDFVDCRMNGEFNYSQAATVLKIAVSCVEEDRRRRPSMSSVVEILLSLVE, encoded by the exons ATGATCACATTCACAGGCAATTCCTTGCCCATGGCCATGAGAGGCGTACACATTTTCACCACATTAATCTCCTTCCTTCTCATGCTCACCACTGCTCTTGCAGAAGATAAGAAAAGCTACCTTGCTAGAGGTTCATCTGTCTCCACAGAGGATGATACCAAGACCATCCTAGTGTCGCCTAATGGCGACTTCGCCTGTGGCTTCTACAAGGTGGCCACCAACGCCTTCACCTTCTCCATCTGGTTCTCCAGATCGTCGGAGAAGACGGTGGCGTGGACGGCCAAACGTGATGCTCCGGTGAACGGCAAGGGCTCCAAGCTCACCTTCCGGAAGGACGGGGGCTTGGCCCTTGTTGATTACAACGGCACGGTTGTATGGAGCACCAACACCACGGCCACTGGTGCTAGCCGTGCAGAGCTTCAGAACAGTGGCAACCTGATCGTCATGGATTCAGAAGGTCAGTGCCTCTGGGAAAGCTTCGACTCGCCAACCGACACACTTCTGCCATTGCAGCCGATGACTCGAGATACAAAGCTGGTGTCTGCATCCGCTAGGGGGTTACCCTATTCAGGTTTATACACCTTTTTCTTTGACAGTAACAATTTGCTGAGTCTTATATACAATGGCCCTGAGACTAGTAGCATATATTGGCCTAATCCTGCCTTCTTATCATGGGACAATGGTAGGACCACTTATTACAGTAGCCGACATGGGGTTCTAGACTCTGATGGTTGGTTCATAGCTACTGACCAGCTCAACTTTGAAGCATCTGATCATGGTCAGAAGGATGTCATGAGGAGGTTGACACTGGATTATGATGGAAACCTTAGGTTGTATAGTCTAAACATGACCACTGGAAAATGGTCTGTCACTTGGATGGCATTCTGTCAAGTATGTGAAATACATGGAGTGTGTGGTAAAAACAGTTTGTGCATTTACAAACCAGACCCTCGCTGTTCTTGTCTCGAAGGCTTTGAGATGGTTAAACCAGGTGACTGGAGCCAAGGGTGCAGTTACAAGGCAAACGCCACACTCATTTGGAACAACAACGCAAACAGCAAGTCTAACCACGGATTCATATTCAAGAAGATACCCCACACCGACTTCTATGGCTATGACTTGAACTACTCCAAGCCAGTGACACTCTGGCAGTGCAAAAGGATGTGCTTGGACAATGCTGATTGTCAAGCCTTTGAATACCACAAGGGTATAGGGAAATGTTTTTTGAAGGCCTTGCTTTTTAATGGCAGGAAGTCCCAAGACCACTATAATGATTTCTATCTAAAACTTCCCAAGGCGACGCCCTATTCACAATTGTTGGCTTCCAAACCATCGCATGCTTGCGTGATGACTGAAAAAGAAGCCTATCCCTCATCACAAATGCTCACGG TTGGATGTTGGGCTGCTAACAAATGGGGGAGAAGACCAGAGATTCAAGACGAAGGTTACACCATAATTTCCAGTCAATTCCGAAGGTTCAACTACAAGGAGTTGGAGAAGGCAACAGATTGTTTCCAAGAAATGCTAGGAAGTGGAGGATCAGGAGCAGTTTACAAAGGAATCCTCGATGATAAAAGGAAGGTCGCTGTGAAGAAACTAAATGATGTGATCCACGGAGAACAGGAGTTCAGGTCAGAGCTAAGTATCATAGGGAGAGTTTATCATATGAATCTGGTCAGAATTTGGGGGTTTTGTGCCGAAAAGACAAACAAACTCTTGGTTTCTGAGTTTGCCGAGAATGGTTCTCTAGACAGAGTATTATCTGACAATCTGGGTTTGTTTCCTGTGCTACAGTGGAGCCAAAGGTACAATATCGCACTTGGGGTAGCGAAAGGATTGGCCTATCTCCACCACGAATGTCTTGAGTGGATTGTGCATTGTGATGTGAAACCAGAGAACATATTGTTAGATAAAGATTTTGAGCCAAAGATTGCTGATTTTGGACTGGTGAAACTAGTTAGTCGAGGATCAAACACAGAAACCCAATCAAAAGTGCATGGGACTAGAGGGTACATTGCGCCAGAATGGGCTCTAAATCTTCCGATCACAGGCAAGGCTGATGTTTACAGCTATGGAGTAGTGCTTCTTGAGTTAGTAAAAGGGAATCGGGTTTCCAGATGGGTGGTTGATGGTGAAGAGGAGGTGGAAATGGCTGTTAAGCGCACCGCTGATGTTCTAAAAGAGAAATTAGCTAGCGAAGATCAATCATGGCTGCTGGACTTTGTTGACTGCAGGATGAATGGAGAATTCAACTATTCACAGGCAGCAACAGTGCTAAAAATTGCAGTGTCATGTGTGGAAGAAGATAGGCGCAGAAGACCGAGCATGAGCAGTGTGGTTGAAATCCTGCTTTCTCTTGTGGAATAA
- the LOC4340237 gene encoding uncharacterized protein, with product MHSSSSSSSSSVEIIDADAFSSPSADDAAAAVDSPPAPSRSIADRIASSLRTQEAVDALCKKHGVPKGFAARPAGDLRACSTPPPGAVCVYKDALEAGMRVPLHPFACDVLRHFGLAPSEVTPNGWRIMAGFLVLSHHAGVPPSLAVFRHFFKLCLFKSNGWYHFRGKDTVGLLFTGMPTHLKGWKEGFFFLSSSAPWPCQVRWGGPPSKSSIADPVLTGEEEKWAAKLLDKHRAAVDLRTYLTESNLAAAFSSNPAAAASPQPPPPSRSTRAEGMDPSVFEMMMSMRAEKAAAAQAPATAQKVKTEPESDTPRCSPSSVKKRKFEAEANAKDGTPPTPHGFSCSASGLSSPPPGFSAQKPTASDQDRKPMFSAQKPTASDHDRTPGHVPDKHDGDTADWKAARQLLQGIVTPSRERQFPAAKPSDVVASSYVTLLQAANYATFSLDYALELEERLRARERDAAAEADAMRKEVEEKAQRGLAAAKAAAVQEYVLSEEHKRELAAHALEGYERGMEDMRGVALRLSPRLDAARLVVPPGRPD from the exons ATGcattcctcctcttcctcctcctcgtcttccgTCGAGATCATCGACGCCGACgctttctcctctccctccgccgacgacgccgccgccgccgtcgactcaccgcccgcgccctcgaGGTCCATCGCGGATCGCATCGCCTCGTCACTGCGCACGCAGGAAGCCGTCGACGCGCTCTGCAAGAAGCACGGCGTCCCCAAGGGGTTCGCCGCGCGCCccgccggcgacctccgcgcgtgctcgacgccgccgccgggggccgTGTGCGTGTACAAGGACGCGCTGGAGGCCGGGATGCGCGTTCCGCTGCACCCCTTCGCCTGCGACGTGCTCCGGCACTTCGGCCTCGCGCCGAGCGAGGTCACGCCCAACGGGTGGCGCATCATGGCCGGCTTCCTCGTGCTCTCCCACCACGCCggcgtgccgccgtcgctcgccgtgttcCGGCACTTCTTCAAGCTGTGCTTGTTCAAGTCGAACGGCTGGTACCACTTCCGCGGCAAGGACACCGTCGGGTTGCTCTTCACGGGGATGCCCACACACCTCAAAGGTTGGAAGGAaggtttcttcttcttgtcgtcgtcggcgccgtggcCGTGCCAGGTGCGGTGGGGTGGGCCGCCGTCCAAGAGCTCCATCGCCGATCCGGTGCTCACCGGTGAGGAGGAGAAATGGGCGGCGAAGCTTCTGGACAAGCACCGCGCCGCGGTTGATCTCAGGACGTATCTCACCGAGAGCAACCTCGCCGCCGCATTCTCCtccaaccccgccgccgccgcgtcgccgcagccgccgccgccttctcgttCTACTAGGGCCGAAG GGATGGACCCGTCAGTCTTTGAGATGATGATGAGCATGCGGGCGGAGAAGGCGGCCGCGGCGCAGGCACCGGCGACGGCGCAGAAGGTGAAGACCGAGCCGGAGAGCGACACGCCGCGGTgttcgccgtcgtcggtgaagAAGAGGAAGTTTGAAGCAGAGGCCAATGCGAAAGACGGGACGCCACCTACTCCCCATGGCTTCTCGTGCTCGGCCTCCGGCCTGTCTTCCCCGCCGCCGGGATTCTCCGCGCAGAAGCCGACGGCGAGCGACCAAGATCGGAAGCCTATGTTCTCCGCGCAGAAACCGACGGCGAGCGACCATGATCGTACGCCGGGGCACGTGCCCGACAAGCACGACGGCGACACGGCCGACTGGAAGGCCGCGCGGCAGCTGCTTCAGGGCATCGTCACGCCGTCGCGGGAGCGCCAGTTCCCGGCGGCGAAGCCCTCCGACGTCGTCGCGTCGAGCTACGTCACGCTGCTCCAG GCGGCGAACTACGCGACGTTCTCGCTGGACTACGCGCTGGAGCTGGAGGAGAGGCTGCGCGCGCGGgagcgcgacgccgccgcggaggcggacgcCATGCGGAAGGAGGTCGAGGAGAAGGCGCAGCGCgggctcgcggcggcgaaggcggcggcggtgcaggagTACGTGCTGTCCGAGGAGCACAAGCGGGAGCTCGCGGCGCACGCGCTGGAGGGGTACGAGCGCGGCATGGAGGACATGAGGGGCGTCGCGCTCCGGCTGAGCCCGCGCCTCGACGCCGCGCGGCTCGTCGTGCCGCCGGGTCGGCCTGATTGA